One window from the genome of Chloroherpetonaceae bacterium encodes:
- a CDS encoding HAMP domain-containing sensor histidine kinase, translating to MSYKSLSLSARIFLLVSILLFSSLFLIWFFVRPSYDASLVDERMTVISQQQRYAQETVDRQVSQWIEVSRFLGTLFNEQPVYFERALKQQIEMRSELALVRIISQTSRDELEGRNTSYPDLNLTISDSLWQKCPTDDLTEVAWVRTEVPILNPNITEVQPFDSTATTANSEVKTQTTAFLVFRRYSLFKNDTYTILTYFDATNIRRLLINLPIGDGTAVRIDGASKTLDSTETTAPFTSIPIRSKYAQVERVSSNLGHWRITSSGFETLPFAIRIAVPEDLILRPAHELMIYSLFVIGFLAAVVLLVGWLASRELTQPVKELQEDIEPLTKLEFDRPVRPSRLPELSAISETIESMRLSLDRYQQLNVDKIIFEEWKNRFLMTYSQDMIGICDSSGKFSFINTRLSEIFTQLKLDSDCTKDRLLAFTSASTSNEKRRRDTVSGYNIETVQVDISFRFDRTDNHFHYFSLQDISIRTSSGELWGSMIILRDQTTERELEQVKNETLGIIVHEIRSPLNGITGFADLLKMTDGLTEETKEYVDLISDSALRISKLVNRFLDVMRLESGSMILNRAPVSLEEIIHGLMLSLKGLAFQKNLRFNFVSEPSITPINASKDLMTEAIQNLMTNAIKYGGKDRTIDMNLSQTPTHLIFSITDYGYGIPKEFQDKLFTKFYRIQSENNKTEIGTGLGLAYVREIVTRHEGQITLESRPEFGSRFTIKLPIKKSSEFGKDSLSEFKPASL from the coding sequence TTGAGTTACAAATCGCTTTCACTCAGCGCGAGAATCTTTTTGCTTGTTAGCATCTTGCTATTCTCCTCATTATTCCTCATTTGGTTTTTTGTTCGTCCTTCTTACGATGCCTCTTTGGTTGATGAACGAATGACGGTTATTTCTCAACAGCAGCGTTATGCGCAAGAAACGGTCGATCGGCAGGTTTCTCAATGGATTGAGGTGTCACGGTTTTTAGGTACTTTATTTAACGAGCAACCCGTTTATTTTGAACGCGCCTTAAAGCAACAAATCGAGATGAGAAGCGAGCTTGCGCTTGTGAGGATTATCTCTCAAACAAGCCGAGATGAACTTGAGGGCAGAAATACTTCATATCCTGATTTAAATTTAACCATCTCTGATTCCTTGTGGCAAAAATGCCCGACCGACGACCTTACCGAAGTCGCTTGGGTTCGAACTGAAGTTCCAATTTTAAATCCAAACATTACCGAAGTCCAACCTTTTGATAGTACTGCCACAACCGCAAATTCTGAAGTAAAAACTCAAACCACAGCATTCTTGGTTTTTAGGCGATATTCCCTATTTAAAAATGATACCTATACCATTCTAACCTACTTCGACGCAACCAATATCCGCCGACTTCTCATCAATTTGCCAATTGGTGATGGTACTGCCGTGCGAATTGACGGAGCTAGTAAGACACTTGATTCCACAGAAACCACTGCACCCTTTACATCGATTCCGATTCGATCAAAGTATGCTCAGGTTGAACGCGTTTCTTCAAATCTTGGTCATTGGCGAATTACTTCTTCGGGATTTGAAACCTTGCCCTTTGCGATACGGATTGCGGTTCCTGAAGATTTAATTTTACGCCCCGCTCATGAATTGATGATCTATTCACTTTTTGTAATTGGCTTTTTAGCCGCAGTTGTACTTCTTGTCGGTTGGCTTGCCTCACGCGAACTCACCCAACCTGTAAAAGAATTGCAAGAAGACATTGAACCCCTTACCAAGCTTGAATTTGACCGACCCGTTCGGCCGTCAAGACTGCCGGAACTGAGTGCAATTTCAGAGACGATAGAATCAATGCGCCTTTCGCTCGACCGCTATCAACAGCTCAATGTCGATAAAATTATTTTTGAAGAATGGAAGAATCGATTCTTAATGACCTACTCTCAAGATATGATTGGGATTTGTGACAGCAGTGGCAAATTCTCATTTATCAATACACGATTAAGCGAAATATTCACTCAATTAAAACTCGATTCAGACTGCACCAAAGATCGACTCCTCGCCTTTACTTCTGCTTCGACATCAAATGAAAAACGCCGACGCGACACCGTTTCAGGCTATAATATCGAAACCGTTCAAGTTGATATTTCTTTTCGATTCGATCGCACGGATAATCATTTTCATTATTTCAGTTTGCAGGATATCTCAATACGAACAAGTTCTGGTGAACTTTGGGGTTCGATGATTATTCTTCGCGATCAAACCACGGAACGAGAACTTGAACAAGTCAAAAATGAAACCTTAGGTATTATCGTTCACGAAATTCGCAGTCCACTCAATGGAATAACCGGTTTTGCGGATTTGCTTAAAATGACTGATGGGCTTACCGAAGAAACCAAAGAATATGTTGATTTGATTTCAGACAGTGCCTTGCGCATTTCAAAACTTGTCAATCGATTCTTGGATGTGATGCGTTTAGAATCAGGTTCAATGATATTAAATCGTGCGCCGGTTTCGCTTGAAGAAATTATTCACGGGCTGATGCTTTCATTGAAAGGGCTTGCTTTCCAAAAAAATCTTCGATTTAACTTTGTTTCCGAACCTTCCATCACCCCAATCAACGCCTCAAAAGATTTAATGACAGAAGCTATTCAAAATCTAATGACCAATGCCATTAAGTACGGCGGAAAAGATCGGACAATTGATATGAATCTTAGCCAAACGCCAACCCATTTAATTTTCTCGATCACTGACTATGGATATGGGATTCCAAAAGAATTTCAGGATAAACTATTCACGAAATTTTATCGGATTCAAAGCGAGAACAATAAGACTGAAATCGGAACAGGATTAGGGCTTGCCTATGTCCGCGAAATCGTAACCCGGCACGAAGGGCAAATTACTTTAGAGTCGCGCCCGGAATTCGGCAGCCGATTTACAATCAAGCTACCAATAAAAAAATCGTCTGAATTTGGCAAAGATTCACTGAGTGAATTCAAACCGGCATCACTCTAA
- a CDS encoding FecR domain-containing protein produces MIFDCLPPIAASQKLIARLFLVFACLTNFSSSILAQQKPFSFPASQLYSISEKIAGDSLAWPVVVSLASRKPETNEFFLTPTAQTTLRDFSVLAKRIRLARVDLSRFIKGGARIFAESELLATERALQEYDRAVNSGNLKTSKAFGDSFLANLIILGKALAARRMESVEAKLTQKNGLVERRKGLLGSWQKASIGDFFSEADGLRTGAESVAVLSLVDGSNVVIEQNTTAIIRTARVDKLNGSVKTDMTLVRGSLLAQLSANAQEGENFNFSAGNTSAVVRSGKFWASSAVKGSSGETRLSNYDGTLDVRSGKAVVTLKKNQGTVVLVGKEPMPPVELLPSPRLNWKDLDTVIYQDKMTLEWNSVQNTVQYQIEISDSRTFENIIQTYRTPSLSLAISVAGSVYFLRLQSIDKLGLRGADSPIYRILRNADREPPSITVQDWPTDLNGVGIRYTTRSAVDVEGETEPGATLKRNGSVVPLSENGQFRFTVPVDQTESFITLKAFDKSGNELTRLLKVVPVKSKKVAEMNWNVQQSGDTLYTVGTKIQATGISYPNLRLIFKQGEKSEAVQSDAQGQWKISLLPNRNEEISVYFESPDTGELVSVKKFFVR; encoded by the coding sequence ATGATATTTGATTGTCTTCCTCCGATTGCGGCATCTCAAAAACTTATTGCACGATTATTTCTAGTATTCGCGTGTTTAACAAATTTTTCTTCTTCAATCTTAGCTCAGCAAAAGCCTTTTTCATTTCCGGCGAGCCAATTGTATTCCATTTCAGAAAAAATTGCCGGAGATTCGTTGGCTTGGCCGGTGGTTGTTAGCTTAGCTTCAAGAAAACCTGAAACAAACGAGTTTTTCTTAACTCCTACAGCCCAAACAACCCTTCGCGATTTTTCAGTTCTTGCAAAGCGAATTCGACTCGCAAGGGTTGATCTGAGCCGATTTATCAAAGGCGGTGCTCGAATATTTGCCGAGTCAGAATTGCTCGCGACCGAACGGGCTTTGCAAGAGTATGACCGTGCCGTGAATTCAGGAAATCTTAAAACCTCGAAAGCCTTTGGCGATTCGTTTTTAGCCAATCTGATTATTCTTGGAAAGGCACTTGCAGCAAGAAGAATGGAATCGGTTGAGGCAAAACTGACTCAAAAAAATGGTTTGGTTGAGCGGCGAAAGGGGCTTCTTGGCTCGTGGCAAAAGGCAAGTATCGGCGATTTCTTCTCTGAAGCCGATGGGCTTCGAACAGGAGCAGAAAGTGTGGCAGTTCTTTCTCTTGTGGATGGCAGTAATGTGGTGATTGAACAAAATACCACCGCAATTATTCGTACTGCACGTGTTGATAAACTCAATGGTTCCGTGAAAACCGATATGACACTCGTTCGCGGCAGTTTGCTTGCGCAGCTTTCGGCCAATGCGCAAGAAGGAGAAAACTTTAACTTTTCTGCCGGAAATACAAGTGCTGTTGTTCGCTCAGGAAAATTCTGGGCGAGCTCTGCTGTTAAAGGCTCAAGCGGCGAAACCCGCCTTTCAAATTATGACGGAACGCTTGATGTTCGCTCAGGCAAAGCGGTGGTCACGCTTAAGAAAAATCAAGGTACGGTTGTGCTGGTTGGAAAAGAACCAATGCCACCCGTTGAGCTCTTGCCTTCTCCTCGCTTAAACTGGAAAGATCTTGATACCGTGATTTATCAAGATAAAATGACGTTGGAATGGAATAGTGTCCAAAACACAGTTCAGTATCAAATTGAAATCAGCGATTCTCGAACTTTTGAAAACATTATTCAAACTTACCGAACCCCGTCACTTTCATTAGCGATTTCGGTAGCCGGTTCGGTCTATTTCTTAAGGTTGCAATCCATTGATAAACTTGGGCTTCGCGGGGCGGATAGCCCGATTTACCGAATCTTAAGAAATGCCGACCGTGAACCGCCCTCCATTACCGTGCAGGATTGGCCAACCGATTTGAATGGGGTTGGGATTCGGTATACCACCCGAAGCGCTGTAGATGTTGAAGGTGAAACCGAACCGGGCGCAACCTTAAAGAGAAATGGTTCGGTGGTGCCCCTCTCAGAAAATGGGCAGTTTCGATTTACGGTTCCCGTTGACCAAACCGAAAGTTTTATCACCTTAAAAGCCTTTGATAAATCCGGCAATGAACTCACCCGCCTTTTAAAGGTTGTACCGGTAAAATCGAAAAAAGTGGCTGAAATGAATTGGAATGTGCAGCAATCGGGCGATACACTTTATACCGTTGGGACAAAAATTCAAGCAACTGGGATTTCTTACCCGAATCTTCGATTGATTTTCAAACAAGGCGAAAAATCAGAAGCAGTGCAATCGGATGCGCAAGGGCAGTGGAAAATCTCGCTTTTGCCCAATCGTAACGAGGAGATCTCAGTTTATTTTGAATCTCCGGATACCGGCGAGCTTGTTTCAGTAAAGAAATTTTTTGTTCGATAA
- a CDS encoding PKD domain-containing protein, whose product MLRSSLFVSPIKNRLLLLLLALQFFGVHAAAQEVFMSISGTTASTISGVDERQYDYWFKPSQTANNATIRIFDAGISKNSFDVIYGAMDTRTTFSLYRFSDLYEITPEGVRPKPDSLVKASPLKVLTVADEQQYRNRWAEFSRISKGDSPEGFIVRASTKDGGNDVNAFRIISTEANSLSAQSPNWRLVTINLSVALIELPNTFEAQFLPYTEGYSEYPKPTTFAVVGEEGAIVTLKDEFGKNASPKNPGDFWIPEVSGEKNRWGLSISKSKVNNHLSILSTSGFPMLWEFTPKLFKVQSEPPLRVIELPGKECNEVRFQIAPETKRGIGNAVPIWVFDAEKRTGDSTEFSFKESGDYNVSIWIPSSGIYFPKYWVRKFTTHVNAPPKSVISVSKNILSPNESLLFTSERSYDPEGKPLRFIWTVDGVPRGNSSEFRFQTSIPGKYAIGLTVVDDAKNSSCITNTSTAEVVVNSQPFTEIEFPAEFARKETQTFSAKNAYDPDNHPLNYLWSGKGVDPQNNSSSQADVYHEEHGYYDAALTVDDGTGTLNATYTKSVRYRVNAEPLPKFTLTELAAPNDKIVISASATTDADDRNLIYTWEVSDGRDFEGRDISLTFTSPGDYTVELSVDDGHNVSNSIQSLTKNIHINFPPVPVITAESQSTSAKQEFSASETVDKDDETLRYTWDFGDGTRGEGMDVTHLYQRNGTFKVTLTVDDGRRQTNSVQRISHEIEILRYPIAEFTIPDFGEPGKPVQVDASRSYAPSGDIESITWYIDGVQVADGKTALLTITEPGDHTITVVVKDNTGFEDAKSSKSKMVHINYPPTPEFTVSSEVFAPKDLISFDASSSSDNEGRIKAYMWRFSDGTVLNGPKVKKSFNKSGIVEFTLTVDDGSGFNNSIQQKSGRVLVNSTPILVSQSYIKTNSSRILLDASRSYDIDNHAINFEWVLPNGEKRSGASFFWDAPSGGVHFVSLNIDDGQGLSNSRVRETIKIVINRPPVAIVDSLVTACTGQTILFSGSRCFDPDADALKLTWDFGDGTQSSETNPAKTYKLPGQYSVKIFISDGFADQPTLAVIPVKIGGSPIAIQRFTDTTVCVQSLITFDGSLSFYPGGTIGSYAWDFGDGETALGKTVQHLYSKPGKYSVVLTVIGENALTGTSRCSRISQTNATVYVVSGPVAEIAINSWVAPGDTLMMDSSPSQSGDGKIVSIEWIIGADTNSTAYDSLATAPIKKQGEKIEHIFKKPGIYPVTLFIASNATTNCRTSSITKYVRVNYAPVIVWRLPKSIPLGEPLILDASQSKDPDGIIMGFEWKLDGRVIGTTPILQYTITAPGNHTIELKVYDDSPTRSKSSVVSNTIYVNAPSRPEMIVPSPIYAQETVPLRIKTSTRQKATSYAWLVNNTPVTDSTYQFPAGRHIITLISDDGLGLSNSIDSVRQEVFVTPAPLLEASLPRYLNKGAKLSFKKYSRERFSGFVNDDKLDSVYIAKEVGEVSITLGWKPKTEILATRVYSATVFDSLSFTESPETLVLTWNPANPSTLVSAPKINRVGNWNVSYKWFNSAKKLVGYGKMAEVPLLKGLNTFTVEATEQGVFGSVKSRAVVKVKTE is encoded by the coding sequence ATGCTACGATCATCACTTTTTGTATCCCCCATAAAGAATCGTTTGCTTTTACTGCTGCTGGCTCTTCAATTTTTTGGAGTTCATGCGGCGGCACAAGAAGTGTTTATGTCGATTTCAGGCACTACCGCTTCGACCATCAGCGGCGTTGATGAACGGCAGTATGATTATTGGTTTAAGCCTTCGCAAACGGCAAACAATGCAACCATCCGCATTTTCGATGCCGGAATCTCTAAAAATTCGTTTGATGTGATTTATGGTGCAATGGATACCCGCACCACCTTCTCTTTGTATCGCTTTTCCGATTTATATGAAATTACCCCCGAAGGTGTTCGCCCGAAACCCGATTCGCTTGTAAAAGCTTCACCTTTGAAAGTATTAACTGTTGCCGATGAACAACAATATCGAAACCGATGGGCTGAATTTTCACGAATTTCCAAAGGCGATTCTCCCGAGGGTTTCATTGTTCGTGCCTCCACGAAAGATGGGGGAAATGATGTCAACGCCTTTCGAATTATTTCAACAGAAGCAAACAGCCTTTCTGCTCAAAGCCCAAATTGGAGATTAGTTACCATCAATCTTTCTGTGGCTTTAATCGAACTTCCCAATACCTTTGAAGCCCAATTTCTCCCCTATACCGAAGGGTATTCTGAATACCCAAAGCCGACAACCTTTGCGGTGGTTGGTGAAGAAGGCGCGATTGTAACACTCAAGGATGAATTTGGAAAAAATGCTTCACCAAAAAATCCGGGTGATTTCTGGATCCCTGAAGTTTCGGGCGAAAAGAACCGCTGGGGGCTTTCAATATCTAAATCAAAAGTCAATAATCACCTTTCAATTTTAAGCACCTCCGGCTTTCCAATGCTTTGGGAATTCACGCCAAAGCTTTTTAAGGTACAAAGTGAACCGCCTCTCCGTGTTATAGAATTGCCGGGGAAAGAATGTAATGAAGTTCGATTTCAAATTGCGCCGGAAACTAAACGCGGTATCGGAAATGCCGTCCCGATTTGGGTTTTTGATGCTGAAAAACGCACCGGCGATTCCACTGAATTTTCCTTTAAAGAGTCTGGAGATTATAATGTGAGCATATGGATTCCCTCATCAGGAATTTATTTCCCTAAGTATTGGGTTCGCAAGTTTACCACGCATGTCAATGCACCTCCGAAATCAGTCATCAGCGTTTCTAAAAACATTTTATCTCCAAATGAATCGTTGCTTTTTACTTCCGAACGCTCCTATGACCCCGAAGGAAAGCCGCTCCGTTTTATTTGGACAGTTGATGGCGTGCCTCGTGGCAACAGCTCTGAATTCCGTTTTCAAACATCCATCCCCGGGAAATATGCAATTGGATTAACCGTTGTCGATGATGCCAAAAATTCTTCGTGTATTACCAACACCTCTACTGCCGAGGTCGTTGTTAACTCTCAGCCCTTTACTGAAATTGAATTTCCGGCAGAATTCGCACGAAAGGAAACGCAAACCTTTTCTGCTAAAAATGCCTATGACCCTGATAATCATCCGCTCAATTATTTGTGGAGCGGTAAAGGGGTTGACCCGCAAAACAATAGCTCTTCGCAAGCCGATGTTTATCATGAAGAGCACGGCTATTATGACGCCGCCCTCACCGTTGATGATGGTACAGGAACACTGAATGCAACTTATACAAAATCGGTTCGATACCGTGTCAATGCCGAGCCGTTACCCAAGTTCACTCTTACCGAGCTTGCTGCACCGAATGATAAAATTGTGATTTCCGCTTCGGCCACCACCGATGCCGATGACCGCAATCTCATCTACACTTGGGAAGTCTCCGACGGGCGAGATTTTGAAGGCCGTGACATTTCGCTCACCTTTACAAGCCCCGGCGATTATACCGTTGAGCTTTCTGTTGATGATGGTCATAATGTCTCAAATTCAATTCAATCCCTCACCAAAAATATTCATATTAACTTTCCGCCTGTTCCGGTGATTACGGCTGAATCTCAATCAACTTCCGCCAAGCAAGAATTCTCTGCCTCTGAAACTGTAGATAAAGATGATGAAACACTCCGCTACACTTGGGATTTTGGCGATGGGACGCGCGGCGAAGGAATGGATGTCACGCATTTATACCAGCGCAACGGCACTTTCAAGGTCACGCTGACCGTTGACGACGGCCGCAGACAAACCAACAGCGTGCAACGCATTTCACATGAAATCGAAATCCTTCGATACCCGATTGCAGAATTTACGATTCCTGATTTTGGCGAGCCCGGCAAACCCGTTCAAGTGGATGCAAGCCGAAGCTACGCACCAAGCGGGGATATTGAATCCATTACTTGGTATATCGATGGCGTTCAAGTGGCTGATGGAAAAACCGCCTTACTCACCATCACCGAACCCGGCGATCATACGATCACGGTTGTGGTAAAGGATAACACCGGTTTTGAAGATGCCAAAAGCTCAAAAAGCAAAATGGTGCACATCAACTATCCACCCACGCCTGAATTCACGGTGTCTTCTGAAGTATTTGCACCAAAAGACTTGATTTCATTTGATGCCTCTTCTTCAAGCGATAATGAAGGTCGCATCAAAGCCTATATGTGGCGGTTTTCCGATGGCACGGTGCTTAATGGCCCAAAAGTGAAAAAATCGTTCAACAAAAGCGGAATCGTAGAATTCACTTTAACGGTGGATGATGGAAGTGGCTTCAATAATAGCATTCAACAAAAATCGGGAAGGGTGCTTGTCAATAGTACCCCAATCTTAGTGAGTCAATCGTATATCAAAACCAATTCAAGCCGCATCTTGCTTGATGCCTCGCGAAGTTATGATATTGATAACCACGCCATTAATTTTGAATGGGTATTGCCAAACGGCGAAAAACGCAGTGGTGCCTCGTTCTTTTGGGATGCTCCTTCCGGCGGCGTTCATTTTGTTTCTTTAAACATTGATGACGGTCAAGGCCTTTCCAATAGCCGTGTTCGCGAAACCATTAAAATTGTGATCAATCGCCCGCCCGTAGCCATTGTCGATTCCCTTGTCACCGCTTGTACAGGCCAAACAATTCTCTTCAGCGGCTCTCGCTGTTTTGACCCAGATGCCGACGCGTTGAAACTTACTTGGGATTTTGGTGATGGCACACAATCTTCCGAAACCAATCCTGCAAAAACATACAAGTTACCCGGGCAATATTCTGTCAAAATTTTCATTTCAGATGGCTTTGCAGACCAACCAACCTTGGCCGTGATTCCCGTGAAAATCGGTGGTTCACCCATTGCCATTCAACGCTTTACCGATACCACCGTTTGTGTTCAAAGCTTGATTACTTTTGATGGAAGCCTCAGTTTTTACCCCGGAGGCACAATCGGCTCTTATGCGTGGGATTTCGGCGACGGTGAAACGGCGCTCGGCAAAACCGTTCAACATCTTTATTCAAAACCCGGAAAGTATAGTGTGGTGCTTACAGTCATTGGGGAAAATGCGCTCACCGGCACAAGCCGTTGCAGCCGCATCAGCCAAACCAATGCCACGGTTTATGTGGTTTCTGGTCCTGTAGCAGAGATTGCAATAAATTCGTGGGTTGCACCCGGCGATACACTGATGATGGATTCTAGCCCCTCGCAATCGGGTGATGGAAAAATTGTTAGTATAGAATGGATTATCGGGGCAGATACCAATTCAACAGCGTATGATTCCCTCGCCACGGCTCCTATCAAAAAGCAAGGTGAAAAAATTGAGCATATTTTTAAAAAACCGGGCATTTACCCTGTAACTTTGTTTATTGCTTCAAACGCGACAACCAATTGCAGAACTTCAAGCATTACCAAATATGTAAGGGTGAATTATGCGCCTGTGATTGTTTGGCGTTTACCGAAATCGATACCGCTTGGAGAGCCGCTCATTTTAGATGCGAGCCAATCAAAAGACCCCGACGGCATCATTATGGGTTTTGAATGGAAATTAGATGGGCGTGTCATTGGCACAACCCCCATTTTGCAGTACACCATTACCGCTCCGGGCAATCATACCATTGAATTGAAAGTCTATGACGATTCGCCCACCCGCTCAAAATCAAGTGTGGTGTCGAATACAATTTATGTCAATGCCCCTTCTCGACCCGAGATGATTGTTCCTTCGCCCATTTATGCGCAAGAAACCGTGCCGTTACGAATTAAAACAAGCACTCGGCAAAAAGCCACGTCTTACGCTTGGCTTGTCAATAATACACCCGTGACCGATAGCACTTACCAATTCCCTGCCGGGCGGCATATCATCACTTTAATTTCTGATGATGGCCTTGGTCTTTCCAATTCAATCGATTCTGTTCGTCAGGAAGTGTTTGTCACACCTGCGCCTCTGCTTGAAGCGTCATTGCCGCGCTATCTTAATAAAGGCGCGAAGCTTTCATTCAAAAAGTATTCACGCGAACGCTTTTCAGGCTTTGTGAATGACGATAAACTTGACTCGGTTTACATTGCCAAAGAAGTTGGCGAAGTTTCCATCACCTTAGGTTGGAAACCCAAAACCGAAATTTTAGCCACTCGCGTTTATTCAGCAACGGTGTTCGATTCACTTTCATTCACCGAATCACCTGAAACGCTTGTTCTCACTTGGAACCCAGCGAATCCATCAACGCTTGTTTCCGCACCAAAAATCAACCGCGTTGGCAATTGGAATGTGAGTTACAAGTGGTTTAATTCTGCCAAAAAACTTGTGGGATATGGCAAAATGGCCGAAGTACCGCTGCTGAAAGGCCTAAACACATTTACTGTTGAAGCCACTGAACAAGGCGTTTTTGGAAGTGTGAAATCGCGCGCGGTTGTGAAAGTAAAAACTGAATAA
- a CDS encoding nuclear transport factor 2 family protein: MKPTCTFTAYSLFVAIICGFALSSCTNPPQSQETIKAEIKKAENNFRDEMRILGAAGAFFKYAAPDAVIKRENDTLIRGAESIKAYYSQPFYHNATADWEPEFIEVSPDGNLAYTYGRYEWTVKRDSLPTLQFNGVFHTVWRRMPNGEWKYVWD; encoded by the coding sequence ATGAAACCAACTTGCACATTCACCGCTTATTCCCTGTTCGTGGCAATTATTTGTGGCTTCGCTCTCAGCAGCTGCACCAATCCGCCCCAATCTCAGGAAACCATAAAAGCAGAGATTAAAAAGGCTGAAAATAACTTTCGCGATGAGATGCGAATTTTGGGTGCTGCCGGCGCATTCTTTAAGTACGCTGCGCCTGATGCCGTGATTAAACGCGAAAACGACACACTCATTCGCGGCGCAGAATCTATTAAAGCCTATTATTCACAACCATTTTATCACAATGCAACGGCCGATTGGGAACCCGAGTTCATTGAGGTATCTCCCGATGGAAATCTCGCTTATACCTATGGTCGTTATGAATGGACCGTCAAGCGCGATTCCCTCCCAACCCTTCAATTCAATGGCGTTTTTCATACCGTGTGGCGCAGAATGCCAAACGGCGAATGGAAATATGTGTGGGATTAA